The DNA window AGACAACCTCGACGGTCACATCGGTCGGGTTGGTCAGGGCGTCGAAGACGGCGGAGCGCTTCTGCGACTGCGCGACCAGCGCCTCGATCTCCTCCGGCGTCGCGTCGGCGTCGATCTTGAAGCTCACCCTGATGTCGTTGAAGCCGTTGCGCACGTCGCTGTCGGCGCCGAGGATGCCGCGGATGTCGTGGTTGCCCTCGACGGAGGCCTCGACCGAGCGCAGCTGGATGCCCCTGTTCTGGGCGACCGACGCGACGCCGGCGCTCAGGCAGCTGGAGAGGCCGACGAGCAGGTACTCGATCGGCGTGATGCCGTTGTCCTCGGCGGCGAACACCGCCGGGTGGTCGGCGTCGAAGACGTGCTCGGCCTCGTGGCTCTGCTCCTCGCCCAGCCCGAAGAAGGGCTGGACCCTCACCTGGGTGTGCACGCCGTTCTGCCACTGCGAGGTGGCGCGCCAGGTGAACTGGGCGGCCTC is part of the Nocardioides conyzicola genome and encodes:
- a CDS encoding OsmC family protein, with protein sequence MTTTESPVADNGVNVQALLDAREVLKGAPEAAQFTWRATSQWQNGVHTQVRVQPFFGLGEEQSHEAEHVFDADHPAVFAAEDNGITPIEYLLVGLSSCLSAGVASVAQNRGIQLRSVEASVEGNHDIRGILGADSDVRNGFNDIRVSFKIDADATPEEIEALVAQSQKRSAVFDALTNPTDVTVEVV